The segment CGATACGGCGCCCCTCGACTACACCGAAGCCTTTTCCGTGGCGTTCGACGCGGGCGATACAGACGGGTCATCCTTTTTGGCCGGTGGCGAAAGCATCCTGTACAAAACGACCGACCACGGCCAGACCTGGTCTAAAAGCAATTCCCTCGGCTACCCTCACTTTGTCAACGATGTCACCATCGATCCGGCCGATTCGCAGAATGTATTTGTGACCACCCGCTATCCCGGCAAGGTCTTTAAAAGCACGGACGGGGGCACCAGTCTGACAAAGGTGTTGGACAGCAGCGGGGCATACGATTTTGGCGCGGTGACCATCGATCCCAACGATTCCACACACATATATGCCGGGGGCGGCAACTTTTTCGGAACCGATGCCTCCGGCGACTTGTACGAAAGCACCACCGGCGGCGGCAGCGGCACCTGGAGTCCCATCCTGCCCGCGGTGACGGTCAACGCCCTGCTCATCGATCCCGACAATCCCAATCTTGTCTATGCCGGTTGCGGCTACAGCGGCGGCACGGAAGTGCCCTTGTACAGGAGCACGGACGGCGGGACCACCTGGCACGAATCCTACGCAGGCATGCCCGGAGAGCCGTTGCGCCGTGGGCTCTGGGGGAGTGCGTCAAACGATCTGTTTGTTCTAAAGCACACCGGCAGTGTGGCCAAAGGCGGCTTGGACGACGAGAACATTCTCCACTTCGACGGCGGGGATTGGGGCAACATGGACATCGGCGCATCCCTGCCGCTGTACGGTGTGTGGGGAAGTGGCGGTGCGGATGTTTTTGTCGTGGGAGAGGCCGGCACCATCCTGCATTACGACGGCAACGCGTGGGCCGCCATGGACAGCGGTACGGGAATGGATTTGTCGGGGGTGGCAGGGTCTGCACCCGGCAACGTGTATGCCGTGGGAAAGGGGGGGCTGATTCTACATTACACGGGTGCGGTCTGGTCCATGCTCGACAGCGGCGTGTACAAAGATCTCAATGCCGTCTGGAGCACCAGTGACGGGTCGAGCGTTTTTGCCGTGGGCGCCTACGGCACGGTGGTTCATTCCGGCGACGGCACAAGCTGGGCCAAACAGACCACGGGAACCGCCAGTGCCCTTCGGGGCGTGTGGGGTGCTTCCGCCGCCAATGTCGTTGCGGTGGGCGACGGCGGCACCATCCTCTCCTACGACGGCAGCACCTGGACAGCCGCCTCCAGCGGGACATCGAAAAACCTTACGGCTGTCTGGGGAACCGGCGACGGGACCCAGGCGTACGCTGTCGGCGAGAACGGCACGATTCTGCATTACAGCGGCGGCACCTGGTCCCCCATGACGAGCGGAACAGACGCCGATCTGCACGCTGTTTGGGGAACCGCATGGAATCAGGTCTACGCCGTCGGGCAGTACGGAACCCTTTTGGATTATGACGGATCTTCCTGGTCCGAAGTTGATGTGGGATTTAAGGAATTCCCGGCCTGGAACAGTGTCACCGACCTGAAATTCAAGCTCGAGGGCAGCGACCGGATCATCTATGCCAGTACGGTCCGCCAGGGGATTTACGCCTCCTCAGACGGCGGCAACAGCTGGACCAACATGAGCACGCCCCCTTATGAAGTGTATGCCCTGGCAACCGGTTCGGTCATCGTGGGCACCCAGGGAGGCGTGCTTGCCATGAGCGGCTACGGACTGCTCTACGGCCAGGTCACGGATCATCTGGGAACACCGATTCCCAACGTGACGATAGCCACGGATATCGGCAAGTCTACCGTCAGCGCGTCGGACGGCACATGGTCCATCGGGATGAAGGCCGGAACATATGTCGTCACGGCGACGGTTCCGGGTTATGGCCGGGTTTCGGAGACCGATGTCCCCATATACGATGCCACCGGCACCTTTGTGGGGTTTGAATTCAACAACCGTTCTATTTATGTGAGCATCGGAAACCGGGAGGTGCTGGGAACCGCAGGCAGTTTTGTGGGCCCCGGCGGGCGGGTTACCCCGACAGCGGGGCAATTCACATGGTCCCAGGGAAGCGGCGACGGGGAACTCTCGGCGCAATACGGCGTGAACACCACACTGGTTGTCGAGCCGGATCCAGGCCAGCGCGCCGTAGTAGTTGTCGACGGCCAGTCCCACGGAAGCGACACCATCAGCTTTACCCCTCTGACAGGCAGCCATGCCATCGAAACCGTCTTCGACAACCAGGCACCTGCCATCATCGGCCAGATCGATGACCAGACAAAAGCCGAGGACGCAGATTCCTGGGAGCTGGACCTTACGCCCTATGAAAGCGATCTGGAAGACAGCGGCACGAACCTTAACTGGAGTGTCAGCGGTGTCAATACGTCGCTTTTTACCGTTGAGGTCATCGATGCGGCCGGTGACCTCATCGAATTTCAGCCGGTTCCCAATGCGCATGGTTCGGATGATATTCTCCTGACATTGACCGATGCCGGCGGACTGACCGATTCTCAGACCATCACCGTCACGCTGACACCCGTCAACGATGCGCCGGTGGTGGGTGACATCCCCGACCAGACGATAGCCGAAGGCAACACGTTCGCGACGATCCACCTGGATAATTTCGTGAGCGACGTTGACAACACGGATGCGGAGATGACGTGGAGCACCAGCGGGCAGACGGA is part of the Deltaproteobacteria bacterium genome and harbors:
- a CDS encoding carboxypeptidase regulatory-like domain-containing protein, coding for MERRAFTFLSFFLLVAFFNLLVADAEADWTNLGLYGGQIYEIAIDPDDPTRMFAGAYYGDGLYRTLDGGTTWAPVLTGEEGGLLEGEATFKNTAVWSVKIAPSSDANPDNNTLWAVHNYWAEKSTSGGDDASWTHISNAAMQDDCTNCPNDSTPTQAGSEQFRYCHALAIDPQDPQTVYVGTGGPSSSDEKGAIYKTTDGGSTWTKLGLIYPGFDPDTAFQDDPEVSYEPRDLENEFYSKVVAIAVHPTDSNIVWAVDFNDVLGKYLCILYMSDDGGLSWNHRVGLGAYMGESGLVIKPDEPNVVFMGTFWGIVGIAFEADTAGDLHRDSTANLAFPIGWGSGRNIRALAFDPQNASTLYASAGLTSNFKLLKSVDGGENFPHEYSHDQQYIHLAPHPLNSSIIFGGDRLLGIFRGDYAGGSYTWTKKSDGIQAIRTNDIAIDPNDSSHYLVATMAGVFEQQGGQSNPWSDTAPLDYTEAFSVAFDAGDTDGSSFLAGGESILYKTTDHGQTWSKSNSLGYPHFVNDVTIDPADSQNVFVTTRYPGKVFKSTDGGTSLTKVLDSSGAYDFGAVTIDPNDSTHIYAGGGNFFGTDASGDLYESTTGGGSGTWSPILPAVTVNALLIDPDNPNLVYAGCGYSGGTEVPLYRSTDGGTTWHESYAGMPGEPLRRGLWGSASNDLFVLKHTGSVAKGGLDDENILHFDGGDWGNMDIGASLPLYGVWGSGGADVFVVGEAGTILHYDGNAWAAMDSGTGMDLSGVAGSAPGNVYAVGKGGLILHYTGAVWSMLDSGVYKDLNAVWSTSDGSSVFAVGAYGTVVHSGDGTSWAKQTTGTASALRGVWGASAANVVAVGDGGTILSYDGSTWTAASSGTSKNLTAVWGTGDGTQAYAVGENGTILHYSGGTWSPMTSGTDADLHAVWGTAWNQVYAVGQYGTLLDYDGSSWSEVDVGFKEFPAWNSVTDLKFKLEGSDRIIYASTVRQGIYASSDGGNSWTNMSTPPYEVYALATGSVIVGTQGGVLAMSGYGLLYGQVTDHLGTPIPNVTIATDIGKSTVSASDGTWSIGMKAGTYVVTATVPGYGRVSETDVPIYDATGTFVGFEFNNRSIYVSIGNREVLGTAGSFVGPGGRVTPTAGQFTWSQGSGDGELSAQYGVNTTLVVEPDPGQRAVVVVDGQSHGSDTISFTPLTGSHAIETVFDNQAPAIIGQIDDQTKAEDADSWELDLTPYESDLEDSGTNLNWSVSGVNTSLFTVEVIDAAGDLIEFQPVPNAHGSDDILLTLTDAGGLTDSQTITVTLTPVNDAPVVGDIPDQTIAEGNTFATIHLDNFVSDVDNTDAEMTWSTSGQT